In one Pseudomonadota bacterium genomic region, the following are encoded:
- a CDS encoding tyrosine-type recombinase/integrase: MNIKELSDSINTKSKTQKNIMDGLRAFMNWLHYNGIIETVPPFPSIEIDDADVKYALDVSTQMEQLNKIPEMHRDIFIFEADTGLRPSEVCALKVKDFSIAQGVVLIQRTFSGKHLREKTKQKKKKLLPLTERPLEIATKHLQGKHPDAFLFINPITGRHYTRHTLGDYWNRYVDVPLSHYDGTRHSFCTQLVDADVNPLQAKELMRHSSLKSTENYYHGNINVLRLALNKRAKIISLSMDRTEIEQKVGKG, translated from the coding sequence GTGAACATCAAAGAACTGTCAGATTCAATAAACACAAAGAGCAAAACCCAGAAGAACATAATGGATGGTCTAAGGGCATTTATGAACTGGTTACACTATAACGGCATAATTGAAACAGTTCCGCCCTTCCCTTCCATTGAAATAGACGATGCAGATGTTAAATATGCCCTCGATGTTTCTACGCAGATGGAACAACTAAATAAGATACCAGAAATGCACAGGGATATATTTATATTTGAAGCTGATACAGGATTACGTCCAAGCGAGGTATGTGCGTTGAAGGTTAAAGACTTCAGCATTGCACAGGGTGTTGTTTTAATACAGAGAACATTCAGCGGTAAGCATTTAAGAGAAAAAACAAAGCAGAAAAAAAAGAAATTATTGCCCCTTACAGAACGACCCTTAGAAATAGCAACAAAGCACTTACAGGGAAAACACCCTGATGCATTTTTGTTTATCAACCCTATAACGGGTAGGCATTATACCCGACATACTCTGGGAGATTATTGGAACAGGTATGTTGACGTACCTCTTTCGCATTATGACGGCACTCGTCATAGTTTTTGCACTCAACTTGTTGATGCTGATGTGAACCCATTACAAGCGAAAGAACTTATGCGTCACTCATCCCTGAAGTCGACCGAAAATTATTATCATGGCAATATAAATGTACTTAGATTAGCACTAAATAAAAGAGCAAAAATCATATCCCTGAGCATGGATAGAACAGAAATAGAACAGAAGGTTGGCAAGGGTTAA
- a CDS encoding HEPN domain-containing protein: MSYTDRFVATDNLIAHLKTVIGTITDPAIAADYTGFLSVSSVTVYELAIKDIFNEFASQKHKVLGTVIEKHFRRLNGRIKIDDLKGEHVKLFGDKYLKKFNQKLKGKESSVFSTSRISISTDYGNLITCRHKYVHSGYPTLTINEIIDCYKSGKDVIQCLYEAMKR; this comes from the coding sequence ATGAGTTATACAGATAGATTCGTAGCTACAGATAATCTTATTGCGCATTTGAAAACGGTTATTGGAACAATTACCGATCCGGCGATAGCAGCTGACTACACTGGTTTCTTATCAGTCAGCAGTGTTACGGTCTATGAGTTAGCAATAAAGGACATATTTAATGAATTTGCTTCACAAAAACATAAAGTGCTCGGAACTGTAATTGAAAAGCACTTTAGAAGGTTAAATGGAAGGATAAAAATAGACGATTTAAAAGGCGAACATGTAAAGCTTTTCGGAGATAAATACTTAAAAAAATTCAATCAGAAGCTAAAGGGTAAGGAAAGCAGCGTCTTTTCTACTTCAAGAATTAGTATTTCAACTGACTATGGAAATCTTATTACTTGTAGGCATAAATATGTGCATAGCGGTTATCCAACGTTAACAATAAATGAGATTATTGATTGCTACAAAAGTGGTAAAGACGTGATTCAGTGTTTATATGAGGCCATGAAAAGATAA